CGGGCTCATGAGCTTGGTTATCGCCCTTTGCGCGCAATTTGAGGTGCGGTTGCCATGGACCCCCGTCCCCATCACGGGCGGGACCTTGGGCGTGCTCTACGCGGGGGCCCTGCTGGGGCCGCGGGCCGGGGTTCGGGCGGTCGCTCTCTACCTTCTCGCAGGCTCTTTGGGCCTTCCGGTGTTCGCTGGAGGGGCCGCGGGAGTCCACCATTTCCTGGGCCCGACCGGGGGCTACTTGATCGGCTTTTTGCCCGGGGCCTGGCTTGCGGGCGTTTTGGCCGAGCGCGGCTGGGACCGCGATCCCTTCCGGGCCTTGGCTTTAATGCTTGCGAGCAGCTCGGTGATATTTCTGTTTGGGCTGCTCGGCCTTTCGCGCTTCGTCCCGTTCTCCCGGCTTCTCTCCGCGGGCCTGCTTCCCTTCATCCCCGGGGACCTCGCCAAGTCCTGCCTTTCCGCAGCGCTCCTGCCCCTGGGCTGGAAGCTTGTCGGTAGAAGTCAAAACCTCCGTTAAATCCCAAGCGGCTGCGGGCGCCCGCGGTTATTTTCCCTACGTCTTGACAAAATGTAAAACTTCCTTTACTATAGTGGCGAAATACCGGCATGGGAAAGAACCCGACCAGCAGAATTTCCAATGACCTCAGGGATCTGCGAGCCAAAAGGAATATGACCCAAGAGGAGCTCGCCAACGCCGTGGGCGTGACCCGCGTGACCATCAATTACATAGAAAACGGGGAATACCGGCCCTCGCTCGAGCTCGCTTTCCTGTTGGCTCGATTTTTCGGCAAGCCTATCGAGGAAGTCTTTCATTTCAGGGCCCATGGAGGTCACCATGCTATTCGTTAGCGAACGAGACGAGCGGGAAAAAATCGTGGCGTTAAAGGCGGCGAGGATTGTTTTTCTGATCGTTTTCTGCGGCTTCTTGGGAGCGGGGCTCGCCGGAATGATTCGGATCAATCTCTTCAGCTACACCCGCTGGCAGGGAGACCGCGTCCCGCCCCTGGTGAAGGTGGGGCCTTACGAACTGCGGAAGGGGAAAGTCGAAAAGGAATTTTTCTTGATGTGGCCAAGCTTGGGTTTCCCGAGCGCTAACGCGCCTTACCCGGAAATCGTCGAGAGAGAGCATAAGGCGACTCAATATTTTTATGAAAGCGGTTCGATATTCAAGCCGGGGGTGGCGCGGACATTCTTCACCTTGGCCGCCGTGCAAGTCCTTCTCCTGCATCTGTTTTCACGCAGGATCCGCTCCTGAGCCCGCGCGGCCGCAGGCTTGACATAAATTATCCGCAGGGTTACACTCGGCTTTGGTTGGATTCTCATGAGGAAAAGCTGGATTTCGGACGCTTTCATCGCTTTGGCGACAAGCCTTTTTGTCGGGGCGGCCTATTATTTCCCGGGGCTTTTCCCGATTTTCGACGGCCTGGAGCTTAAGTTCTACGATTACCGGGCCCAACTGCGGCAGAATCTCGACCCGGCCCCCGAGATCGCCCTCATTGCGGTGGATGACGCATCCTTGGCCGAGCTGGGGCGCTGGCCTTGGCCCCGCTCCCGGATCGCGGCTCTGGTGGAGAAGCTCGCCCAAGCCCAGCCCAAGGTGATCGGCCTCGGCTTCGATTATTCCGAGCCGGAGCAGAGCCAGGGCTTGGCGGAGATCGCCAAGCTCGAGTCCGAGTACCATGATATGCTGAAGTCCCGAGCCGTGGTGGACAAGGGGGGGAAATTCTCCATCCTGTTCTCCTCGGCCGCGAGAGCCTTGGACTCAGACGCCAAGCTCGCGGCGGCTCTGAAGCTGTCCGGAAACGTGGTACTTCCCGTGGTTATGGCTCCGGGGCAGGGCGCGACCCTGAAGGCATTCCCCCCGATTCCGCCTCTAGCGGAGGCGGCCCTCGGGGTCGGGCATGTCATGGTGGATGTCGAGGAGGATGGCGTGGTCCGTAGGGAACCTCTGATCGCCGCCTATGGCGGCTCATACCTGCCCTCCTACGCCTTGCGCCTGGCCTGGTCCTTCTTGGGAATAAAGCCCGAGCAGGCCCGCTTGGTCCGCGGCCATGAGCTGCGCTTCGGGCGCCGGACCATTGCCATGGACGAGGAGCAGAGGATGCTCATCACCTTCAGCGGCCCGGCGCAGACCTTTCGTTATTATTCCTTCCAGGACGTGATGGCGGACCGGGTCCCCATGGACATTTTCAAGGAGAAGATAGTCCTGGTGGGCTTGACCGCGGCGGGGTCCGGGGAGTTCGCGGCCTCTCCTTTGTCCCGTCGCTTGCCTCGCCTCGAGCTTTGCGCGAGCGCGGTCGAGAACATCATCCATGCGCGATTTTTGACCGAGCCTCCCTGGGCGCCGCTAGCGGAGTTGGGGCTTTTGGCGGCGGCCGCATTATTCGCGGCGCTTGCCTTGCCGCGGGTCGGGGCGGTGTGGGGAACCGTCCTTTGCGGCTCGTCATCGGCGCTGATCCTCGGCCTCGGCACTTATTTCTTCATGAAGGGGGATTGGGTCAAGGTCACCTACCCCTGCAGTCTCATGACCCTGGGCTATCTTGTTCTCCTTTTCAAAAGGTCTCTGACCTGCGAGTCCGCGGCGGAGTCTCCAAGAAAAAGACGGGCCGTTGAAGCGCCCGCGCCGGAGCGTCCAGAGCCCACGGCGCAGGCCACTCCGGTCGTGGAAGGGGAGGCGGCGGTCGTGGAAAGCATCCCCTCGCTGGAGCCGGGAGGCCCCGCCAAGGAACCCCAATGAGCGCGATTCTCGAGATGAGCGGAGCCACGGACCCGGGCTGTGTCAGGCCCAACAACGAAGACAGCTTCACCGTCAAGCAGGAGCTGGGCCTGATGATCGTGGCCGACGGCATGGGCGGCCATAGCGCGGGAGAGGTGGCCAGCGCCATGGCGGTATCCTCTATCGAGGAATCTGTCCGGCGGCAGGCCGCGCTCGCCGCCGCCAAGGATCTGGCCGTGGCCGCCGAGGGACAGGCCGCCGGCGCCTCGGAGCTCCCCAGGATGCTCGAGTCCTTCGTGGCCCGGGCTAACAGAGAGATTTACGATAAGGGCCGGGCCATGGCCGCGGAAGGCGGCATGGGCACCACGGTGGTGGCCGTGCTGGCCGACCCGAGCTCGCTTTGCGTGGCGCACGTGGGCGACAGCAGGCTCTACCTCTACCGCGAAGGCAAGCTCCTTCTCCTCACGGGGGACCACAGCCTCGTCGCCGAGCATGTGAGGTCCGGCCTTCTGACTCCGGAGGAGGCCTCCCGCTCGAGCCTTCAAAACATCCTGACCAGGGCCCTGGGAGCCGAGCCCCATGTGCAGGTGGACGTGGCCGAGCATGCCCTGTATCCCGGGGATCTCCTGCTTCTGGCGACCGACGGCTTGACCAAGATGGTCTGCGATGATGAAATCCGCGGGACTCTGTCGGAATCGGCTTCTCCCCGGAAAATCGCCGCCCGGCTCATAGAGAAGGCCCGCCTGGCCGGCGGAGACGACAATATCACGGTGGTGGCGGCGCGAGTCGTCTTCCAGAGGCG
This is a stretch of genomic DNA from Elusimicrobiota bacterium. It encodes these proteins:
- a CDS encoding biotin transporter BioY, producing MRTLKTTTLAWAFWPRAGRAESWALSGLMSLVIALCAQFEVRLPWTPVPITGGTLGVLYAGALLGPRAGVRAVALYLLAGSLGLPVFAGGAAGVHHFLGPTGGYLIGFLPGAWLAGVLAERGWDRDPFRALALMLASSSVIFLFGLLGLSRFVPFSRLLSAGLLPFIPGDLAKSCLSAALLPLGWKLVGRSQNLR
- a CDS encoding helix-turn-helix transcriptional regulator: MGKNPTSRISNDLRDLRAKRNMTQEELANAVGVTRVTINYIENGEYRPSLELAFLLARFFGKPIEEVFHFRAHGGHHAIR
- a CDS encoding CHASE2 domain-containing protein — protein: MRKSWISDAFIALATSLFVGAAYYFPGLFPIFDGLELKFYDYRAQLRQNLDPAPEIALIAVDDASLAELGRWPWPRSRIAALVEKLAQAQPKVIGLGFDYSEPEQSQGLAEIAKLESEYHDMLKSRAVVDKGGKFSILFSSAARALDSDAKLAAALKLSGNVVLPVVMAPGQGATLKAFPPIPPLAEAALGVGHVMVDVEEDGVVRREPLIAAYGGSYLPSYALRLAWSFLGIKPEQARLVRGHELRFGRRTIAMDEEQRMLITFSGPAQTFRYYSFQDVMADRVPMDIFKEKIVLVGLTAAGSGEFAASPLSRRLPRLELCASAVENIIHARFLTEPPWAPLAELGLLAAAALFAALALPRVGAVWGTVLCGSSSALILGLGTYFFMKGDWVKVTYPCSLMTLGYLVLLFKRSLTCESAAESPRKRRAVEAPAPERPEPTAQATPVVEGEAAVVESIPSLEPGGPAKEPQ
- a CDS encoding Stp1/IreP family PP2C-type Ser/Thr phosphatase, whose translation is MSAILEMSGATDPGCVRPNNEDSFTVKQELGLMIVADGMGGHSAGEVASAMAVSSIEESVRRQAALAAAKDLAVAAEGQAAGASELPRMLESFVARANREIYDKGRAMAAEGGMGTTVVAVLADPSSLCVAHVGDSRLYLYREGKLLLLTGDHSLVAEHVRSGLLTPEEASRSSLQNILTRALGAEPHVQVDVAEHALYPGDLLLLATDGLTKMVCDDEIRGTLSESASPRKIAARLIEKARLAGGDDNITVVAARVVFQRRSGLKNFVASLWEH